One Acipenser ruthenus unplaced genomic scaffold, fAciRut3.2 maternal haplotype, whole genome shotgun sequence genomic window, AATGACAATGATGTTTTTATAATTAAGACTGGCGcttcagggggctcctgagtggcgcatccaataaaggcgctccgcgcggagtgcaggatgtgccctatagcctggagatcgcaggttcgaatccaggctatgtcacagccgactgtgactgggagttcctagggggcggcacacaattggctgagcgctgcccgggtagggagggcttaggtcggcaggggaatccacggctcaccacgcatcagtgacccctgtggccgatagggcgcctgtggttctgcagtggagccgccagatctgtgttgtcctccaggacaataggtctggtagcattgctgtggatctgcagtgcgaaaaatgacggcttggcaggggcacgtttcggaggacgcgtgttccagcctccgtttcctgagccGGCGGGGGGGTTGTGAGCGGCGAGCCGAGGAtaaagataataattgggcatactaaattggggagaaaaccggggtaaaaaaatgtataaaaaaataataaatttatatatataaaaaaaaaaagactgacgcTTCCAACTGGGGTACCTTGATAACTAAAGACCTCATCAAGCCCTGATCTAGGTGAAAGACATGCCCCAGTTTCATTTTTCAGGCCTTGGAGACTCTCATACCGTTGCATTGAGGGAGAAACTCCTGGCAGTTTGACCTGTCCAGTCTTATACTTTATGAAGAAGTCTCCTGCGGCTAAGGAACTGAGAACTGCAAGTGGTCATGCATTTTCATGTAGTTTAGGATTTTAACTCCTGCCAACATTAATAATTATGTAGGAGGGGCAAATCAAGGACCAGAAATAAGCCTCTGTGCTAAATTTTCTTTTCAAGTGATCATATCTTCTTCAGACCAGCTCTGAGGGTGAGTTGCTCTGAGGGGGTCAGAGACTGACATCAAAAActtactgaactgattaaataCTTTCTAAAGACTTTGATACAGTTAATATTTAAAaatcaggttttaaaaaacaaagaggCCAGTACCATACTGAGCATCACTGTTTTAAACATGATCTGAACCTAATGCCTATGAAGCAGAGTGAATGGATACTTATGGTGATGGCAAAAAACCCATTGCACAAGGCAGGTTTCATAACATTTTCATTTAGAATTGGTTCATTATAAAGAATTAAACCATAACATAAGCGCACATGCTaatatttgagttgttttttgGAATTGCAGCAACCAGGGTCCCTTATCCAGGATCCAGGATTTCTGCAGCATTGGTAAAGGTATGTGTAACTTGTCAAATGAATGGCGAGCAGTGAACCCAATTGACATCttatgcaattgtttttaaattgtgatttGAATTGTATTACTGATGTACAAAAATATGACTGCCATATTACAAATGTGTGACTATTGTTTTCTGGTAAATGCATACCGTACTAAAGAGCCATCgattgaaaatattattattattattattattattattattattattattattattattatttagcagatgcttttatccaaagcgacttagagactagggggtgaaatatgtatcagcaactgctgctgctgctgcagagtcacttccaataggaccttgtttgttttatgactcatccgaaggatggagcacaagaaggtgaagtgacttgctcagggtcacacacacacacacagtgagtcagttgcTGAGCTGGTATTTCAACCAGAagcctcctggtatcaagcccctttcttaaCCACAGGACCACCACGCCTCCTATTATGATATAATGTGACACAGTTATTTTACCATATCTTAGGTCTTGATCCTTGAAGTCTGACACCCACcactttgttttttcttacaacaGAGTCACCCAACTACCTTGACCATGTATCAGAACAAGTGGACAAATACAGGGGGCAGACTGTGTCTCTGGAGAAGCCAGCAGGGTATCCAATGAGAATTGGGGGGCTAGATGACACAATCTATGCAGAAATGGAGGATGAGCTTGAAGCATGGGAAGATTTCTACCTTCCTGAAAGAGTAGAGATGAGAGTTGTCGGTGCCATTGATATGTTCCCGAGTCTGGCGGTGGGGCTGCAGCTGATCATTCTGGCAGGCAAAGATGGCAACATCTATGCTTATGAAAATGAGGTGTTGCACCAAGTGGCTGACAGCTTGCAGGACCTCTTCCAAAAGGGAATTGAGTTTCCTGGAACCAAAGTCTACAACTATGGGGAATGTTTTGCTCCTATGGTAAGAATATAAAACTAGTCAAAGTCAAAGATGTAATGACCAGGGTGCTGTGAACACAATGTCCATAGAAAATGGCAAATAATTTGGATTTGGGTGTGGTGATtatgttttgaaaccttttctaCATTATTCTGATGGCATGTATATACATAGGCTTCTAAACTGCTCTAGGGACCCAGTTGAAACACGTTAACCATAGAACTGATCGCAAGTCATTTATACAGTGATGATAATGAACACCAATGACAAATCTtaaaatcatcaaaaaaaaatcatcaaaaagttgcaattacattttctagAAAACCGTGTCACAATCTAGGTTTATATGGAATGACCCTGTCTGTATCATTGACCATGTTTGAAACTGGTTTTACatagggtatggaaccaactccccagtaatgttgttgaagctgacaccctgggatccttcaagaagctgcttgatgagattctgggatcaataagctaaacaaccaaacgagcaagatgggctaaatggcctcctcttgtttgtaaactttcttatgttcttatgttcttatgtatagaGAAGAGCTTTTTCAACTATGATGAAACTTGGTCTGGATAATTTACATAAACTATATTGACAGTAatataatctggggttatatgaagaccacctgtctgcatgtcacactcacaTTGTTACATATGCCTACAGTGGAGCTTGGTCATGGTGCTCTGTTTTTTGATGCCATTGTTTAATGTTGAATGGCAGGGATGGCTGTCACTGACATGTTTgttctgctttgttttgttttaaagacagAAGAAGAATATGATGAATTAATGGAGGATGAAGaagtaaagaaaatgaaagagGAGACCAGGGAATTCATCAAAAGCAACGAAGCAGAATTTCTGAGCATACTGGCCCGCATTGAAGAAAAAGAGAATGCAGAAAAGGTTGCGTCCAATGAAGTTGTGCCTTGTAAAGAGAATGCAGAAAAGGTTGTGTCCAATGAAGTTGTGCCTTGTAAAGAGAATGCAGAAAAGGTTGTGTCCAATGAAGTTGTGCCTTGTAAAGAGAATGCAGAAAAGGTTGTGTCCAATGAAGTTGTGCCTTGTAAAGAGAATGCAGAAAAGGTTGTGTCCAATGAAGTTGTGCCTTCTAACCACCACCGCCCCAAGCATGTTGTAGTTCAGATGTGGAAGCATGCAGATGAATTGGTcatatttcatttaaatgatGCCGATTATGAGATATTGTGCAAGCTCTTCCAGCTACTAAGGCTGACACGTAAAGAGCGGAAAAGTAATGGGAATTGTAGAAGATTCCTGCTCCATTTCAGAGCTCTTCCATGTGTGCATAAACTCTGTTCTTGATTACATCCTGATTTTTACCCATAAAGTCCAtgtctataggaggctgtgtggtccagtggttaaagaaaagggcttgtaaccaggaggtccccggttcaaatcccacctcagccactgactcattgtgtgaccctgagcaagtcacttaacctccttgtgctctgtctttcgggtgagacgtagttgtaagtgactctgcagctgatgcatagttcacacaccctagtctctgtaagtcgccttggataaaggcgtctgctaaataaacaaacaataataataatgtctttggGCCTGAAAAGAGAATTGTCACACAACTGCAAtggcactgtaacagggcgagcagccctgtacattgtttatttatttttagatcggggtctccccctccgcccctgtgcagattattgtttttgtttattatgatttattgtatttgtcggcgagcgccgtgttattgttttgtttatttttaaaacgtgtcctggcagaggcgagatcggtgctcgtcctctgccaggagtaataattaataaacccgtgcagattgtggccgaggggtaataggatgatttactaattagttaaacccctcggccatgatataaaaagcctgcagctctcggcactcagggtgggttgttaaagaggagagagcgaggagagagcgacagagagcgacggagagcgagagaaagagaaaatttacttaaaaacgaaactaaccaaggatagggtcagtgaaggcgattgcccagcctgaccggttgtagtgttcgtgatttgtttttgttaacccttttattttgctctgtgagcgcaagtgttcttttgtttaaatatttatttatttttgttattaataaaaacggcagccagccgattctttcttttgaactgcagtacttccccggtgtcagttttatttttcccttcctgcttctgcctgacgtcagacccttggtcattcctgtcacaggcaACCAAACAGTTACATGTTAACTGCCAATGCAAGATGACATTTTTGAAGAGTGCTCAATAAATTATCAAAGGGCTTGCTCAACTCCAAAGAAAACTTGAATCTTAATTCACAACATTCACTTTAGGTGCTTTGATCAAAGAGAATTATTACATGTTACCTACCAGAAACCAGCACTCActtcaaattacaaaaaaatattatttatttattcatttcagacttctgttttcttttttaaatgtcagaTACGCAAGCACAGAGAGAGACGCATTGCCACTAGATGCCTTCCTCGGTGTGCATTCAAAcaaacttaattacatttttgtagaaTTGATTGGTGATTATTATAATGTGTTAATTAATttgctcttaaagggaaagtcaacaataaaacaatacacaagaaaaacaagctgtttttattgctgtatttttattgtaatgttggCTTTCCCTTTTTAAGAGCAAACTAA contains:
- the LOC131732021 gene encoding uncharacterized protein LOC131732021, with translation MLDEKCTMSWQYLHFSSGSHASSNQGPLSRIQDFCSIGKESPNYLDHVSEQVDKYRGQTVSLEKPAGYPMRIGGLDDTIYAEMEDELEAWEDFYLPERVEMRVVGAIDMFPSLAVGLQLIILAGKDGNIYAYENEVLHQVADSLQDLFQKGIEFPGTKVYNYGECFAPMTEEEYDELMEDEEVKKMKEETREFIKSNEAEFLSILARIEEKENAEKVASNEVVPCKENAEKVVSNEVVPCKENAEKVVSNEVVPCKENAEKVVSNEVVPCKENAEKVVSNEVVPSNHHRPKHVVVQMWKHADELVIFHLNDADYEILCKLFQLLRLTRKERKSNGNCRRFLLHFRALPCVHKLCS